A window of the Thermocrinis sp. genome harbors these coding sequences:
- a CDS encoding ferredoxin, producing MPQWVHNYRGSIKIDIDTCTACRLCYEELPEIFSDRGDGIPIVYAKVVTESLIERVFQIAQDCPSGSIILE from the coding sequence ATGCCCCAGTGGGTCCATAATTACAGAGGAAGCATAAAGATTGACATAGATACCTGCACTGCCTGCAGGCTTTGCTACGAAGAATTACCAGAGATATTCTCAGACAGAGGAGACGGCATTCCTATAGTGTATGCAAAGGTTGTAACTGAAAGTCTTATAGAAAGAGTCTTTCAGATAGCGCAGGACTGTCCAAGCGGTTCCATAATCCTTGAGTGA